The following coding sequences are from one Capsicum annuum cultivar UCD-10X-F1 chromosome 3, UCD10Xv1.1, whole genome shotgun sequence window:
- the LOC107863245 gene encoding short-chain dehydrogenase TIC 32, chloroplastic — MWVFSKKGPSGFSANSTAEEVTHGIDGSALTAIVTGASSGIGAETARVLTLRGVHVIMGVRNISAGKQVKEAIIKDVPQAKIDALELDLSSLSSVRNFASNYNSLGLPLNLLINNAGIMATPFTLSKDNIELQFATNHVGHFLLTKLLLDTMKRTACQSKKEGRIVNVSSRRHKFSYHEGIRFDKINDQSGYNGLSAYGQSKLANVLHANELAKHLKGEGMEITANSVHPGAIASNLFRQHSIISGIVNVIGKHVMKNVQQGAATTCYVALHTDVKGVSGKYFADCNTAETSPQANDAELAKRLWDFTMSLVD, encoded by the exons aTGTGGGTTTTTAGCAAAAAGGGTCCTTCTGGATTCTCAGCAAACTCAACTGCTGAAGAAGTTACCCATGGAATTGATGGCTCTGCTCTTACTGCCATTGTTACAG GAGCATCAAGTGGAATTGGTGCGGAAACTGCACGTGTTCTTACATTGCGAGGTGTGCATGTAATTATGGGAGTCAGGAATATCTCTGCTGGAAAACAGGTTAAAGAGGCAATAATTAAAGATGTACCGCAAGCTAAAATTGATGCCTTGGAGTTGGATCTCAGTTCGCTTTCATCAGTGAGGAATTTTGCATCAAATTACAATTCTTTAGGCCTTCCTCTAAACCTGCTTAT AAACAATGCAGGAATCATGGCAACCCCATTCACACTTTCCAAGGATAATATTGAGCTGCAATTTGCAACAAACCATGTTG GCCACTTCCTTTTGACAAAGTTACTGCTGGACACCATGAAAAGAACGGCTTGTCAGAGTAAAAAAGAAGGGAGGATTGTTAATGTCTCCTCACGTCGCCACAAATTTTCTTACCATGAAGGGATTCGGTTTGACAAGATTAATGATCAATCAGg GTATAATGGTCTGTCCGCATATGGTCAGTCAAAGCTTGCTAATGTGCTACATGCTAATGAACTTGCTAAACATCTGAAG GGTGAGGGCATGGAGATTACGGCGAATTCGGTTCATCCAGGAGCCATTGCCTCCAACCTTTTCCGTCAGCACAGCATTATCAGTG GCATTGTTAATGTCATTGGCAAGCATGTGATGAAAAATGTGCAGCAG GGAGCTGCAACAACATGCTATGTGGCTTTGCATACTGATGTTAAAGGTGTAAGTGGCAAATATTTTGCGGACTGCAATACAGCTGAGACGAGCCCCCAAGCTAACGATGCTGAATTGGCAAAAAGATTGTGGGACTTTACCATGAGTTTAGTTGACTAG
- the LOC107863244 gene encoding mitogen-activated protein kinase kinase kinase YODA, translating to MPSWWKSSKEAKKKATKESFIDTWHRKFKSPAEVKSPGKSGGSRRHSSDITSEKGSLSQAQSRASSPSKHVSRCQSFAERPLAQPLPLPCLCTANVGRSDSGISPSAKSKVEKATKPSLFLPLPKPACIRNRLETADTDAELVFASISSECSIESDDPIDSRQRSPLASDYETGSRTAAGSPSSLVVKDQSAVGQINSKETTRPISLSPSRNVSSVSPKRRPLSSHVTNLQVPPPGAFCSAPDSSMSSPSRSPMRAAGSEQVTGSTLWAGRPYPDLPSLGSGHCSSPGSGQNSGHNSMGGDMSGQLFWQPCRGSPEYSPIPSPRMTSPGPSSRIHSGAVTPIHPRAIGGASELQTSWPDDGRLQSHPLPLPPLTISNSLPFSHSNSVATSPSVPRSPGRAENLASPGSRWKKGKLLGRGTFGHVYVGFNSDSGEMCAMKEVTLFSDDAKSKESAKQLAQEIALLSRLRHPNIVQYYGTETVGDKLYIYLEYVSGGSIYKLLQEYGAFGEAAIRSYTQQILSGLAYLHAKNTVHRDIKGANILVDPNGRIKLADFGMAKHITGQSCPLSLKGSPYWMAPEVIKNSSGCNLAVDIWSLGCTVLEMATSKPPWSQYEGVAAMFKIGNSKELPAIPEQLSDEAKDFVRKCLQREPRHRPTAAQLLEHPFVKNAATLEKPNVSPAPLDPPCAGANGVKSLGIGQARNIPTSESERLAIHSSRVSKSNFHCSDIHIARNISCPVSPIGSPLLHPRSPQHLNGRLSPSPISSPITMSGSSTPLSGGTGAIPFHHLNQSVYLLEAAPLPQSPYMNGTSYWDPDVLRGPPSGSHAFRELASSQNDALGKQFGRPGELYDGQSVLANRVSQQLLRDHVKLVPSLDLNPCPPLEARTGEA from the exons ATGCCTTCATGGTGGAAATCTTCAAAAGAAGCTAAGAAGAAAGCAACAAAAGAAAGTTTTATTGATACATGGCATCGCAAGTTTAAAAGTCCAGCTGAAGTTAAATCTCCCGGTAAATCAGGAGGTTCTCGAAGGCATAGCAGTGACATTACTTCTGAGAAGGGTTCTCTGTCCCAAGCACAATCAAGAGCATCATCACCTTCCAAACACGTATCAAGATGTCAAAGCTTTGCTGAAAGGCCTCTGGCCCAACCACTACCACTTCCCTGTCTGTGTACAGCAAATGTAGGTAGGTCGGACTCTGGAATCAGTCCTTCAGCAAAGTCCAAAGTAGAAAAGGCCACAAAGCCATCCTTGTTTCTGCCTCTTCCCAAGCCTGCGTGCATCAGGAACAGACTGGAAACTGCAGATACAGATGCAGAGCTTGTCTTTGCATCTATTTCGAGCGAGTGCTCTATTGAGAGTGATGATCCTATTGATTCACGTCAACGTAGTCCACTTGCATCTGATTATGAAACTGGGAGCAGGACTGCTGCTGGTAGCCCTTCCAG TTTGGTTGTTAAGGATCAATCTGCAGTTGGACAGATTAACTCGAAAGAAACAACAAGACCAATTAGTCTTTCACCAAGTAGAAATGTTTCGTCTGTATCGCCAAAAAGGCGGCCTTTAAGTAGTCATGTGACCAATCTACAGGTCCCTCCTCCTGGAGCCTTTTGCAGTGCTCCTGATAGTTCTATGTCAAGTCCTTCTAGAAGTCCTATGAGAGCTGCTGGAAGTGAGCAAGTTACTGGTTCTACTCTATGGGCCGGAAGGCCTTATCCAGATCTTCCTTCACTTGGATCTGGACATTGTTCAAGCCCAGGGTCTGGTCAGAATTCTGGACATAATTCAATGGGAGGAGATATGTCTGGACAACTGTTTTGGCAGCCTTGTAGAGGAAGTCCGGAATACTCCCCTATTCCTAGTCCTAGGATGACAAGCCCAGGACCTAGCTCAAGAATTCACAGTGGCGCTGTCACACCAATTCATCCTAGGGCTATAGGTGGAGCCTCTGAATTGCAGACTAGTTGGCCTGATGATGGAAGATTGCAAAGTCACCCTTTGCCCCTTCCTCCATTAACAATCTCCAACTCTTTGCCTTTTTCACATTCCAATTCAGTTGCAACATCTCCCTCGGTGCCCCGAAGTCCAGGTAGAGCCGAGAACCTTGCTAGCCCCGGCTCTCGTTGGAAAAAGGGAAAGTTGCTGGGAAGAGGCACATTTGGACACGTTTATGTTGGTTTTAATAG TGATAGCGGTGAAATGTGTGCAATGAAGGAGGTTACATTATTTTCAGATGATGCAAAGTCAAAGGAAAGTGCAAAGCAGTTGGCACAA GAGATTGCATTGTTAAGCCGATTAAGGCATCCAAACATTGTTCAGTACTACGGTACAGAAACG GTTGGCGATAAACTATATATCTACTTGGAATATGTATCGGGCGGGTCCATTTATAAGCTTTTACAAGAATATGGTGCATTTGGAGAAGCAGCGATCCGTAGTTATACTCAACAAATCTTATCAGGGCTTGCAtatttacatgctaaaaacacaGTGCATAG AGATATTAAAGGAGCAAATATTCTTGTTGATCCAAATGGGCGCATAAAGCTAGCAGACTTTGGAATGGCAAAACAT ATTACAGGTCAATCATGTCCATTATCACTCAAGGGAAGCCCTTACTGGATGGCCCCTGAG GTTATAAAGAATTCTAGTGGCTGCAACCTTGCGGTTGATATATGGAGTCTTGGATGCACCGTCTTAGAAATGGCTACATCAAAGCCTCCTTGGAGCCAGTATGAAGGG GTTGCAGCTATGTTTAAGATTGGAAATAGTAAAGAGCTCCCAGCTATACCAGAACAGCTCTCAGATGAAGCAAAAGATTTTGTGAGGAAGTGCTTGCAGCGTGAGCCCCGTCATCGTCCTACTGCTGCTCAGCTATTGGAGCATCCTTTTGTGAAGAATGCTGCAACTCTGGAGAAGCCAAATGTTTCTCCTGCACCTTTGGATCCTCCATGTGCAGGAGCAAATGGCGTAAAATCTCTG GGCATTGGACAGGCAAGGAATATCCCTACATCAGAATCAGAAAGACTTGCAATCCACTCATCCAGAGTGTCAAAATCTAATTTTCACTGCAG TGACATCCACATTGCAAGAAACATATCATGCCCTGTCTCGCCAATCGGTAGCCCTCTTTTACATCCAAGGTCACCTCAACACCTAAATGGGAGGCTGTCTCCATCACCAATATCAAGTCCTATCACCATGTCTGGCTCATCAACACCACTCTCTGGAGGGACTGGTGCTATTCCATTTCATCACCTTAATCAGTCAGTTTACTTACTGGAGGCAGCACCACTTCCACAGAGCCCGTATATGAATGGCACTTCTTACTGGGATCCTGATGTTTTACGAGGGCCACCATCAGGATCTCATGCTTTCCGGGAATTGGCATCCTCTCAAAATGATGCTCTTGGAAAGCAATTCGGAAGGCCAGGAGAGCTTTATGATGGGCAGTCGGTGCTGGCCAATCGGGTGTCTCAGCAACTCTTAAGGGATCATGTGAAATTGGTTCCTTCTCTAGATCTAAACCCTTGCCCTCCTTTGGAAGCTCGCACAGGCGaagcatga